From Helicoverpa zea isolate HzStark_Cry1AcR chromosome 23, ilHelZeax1.1, whole genome shotgun sequence, one genomic window encodes:
- the LOC124641760 gene encoding myosin regulatory light chain 2, translating into MADKDKKVKKKKAKEDAPAEEAPAAAAPAATGGSDRQSSRGSRKAKRTGSNVFSMFSQKQVAEFKEAFQLMDHDKDGIIGKNDLRATFDSLGRLASEKELDEMVGEASGPINFTQLLTLFANRMSGGSDEDDVVINAFKTFDDEGKIDSERLRHALMTWGDKFSADEVDEAYDQMDIDDKGFIDTAKLISMLTASAEEEEGGEAA; encoded by the exons ATG GCGGATAAAGATAAGAAGGTAAAGAAGAAGAAGGCAAAGGAAGATGCACCAGCAGAAGAGGCGCCAGCTGCAGCTGCGCCCGCCGCCACTGGTGGCAGCGACAGGCAGTCGTCGCGTGGAAGCCGCAAGGCCAAGCGCACCGGCTCCAATGTCTTCTCCATGTTCTCACAGAAGCAGGTCGCTGAGTTCAAGGAG GCCTTCCAGCTAATGGACCACGACAAGGATGGCATCATCGGCAAGAACGATCTGCGCGCCACCTTCGACTCGCTCGGCAGGCTGGCGTCGGAGAAGGAGCTCGACGAGATGGTCGGTGAGGCCTCTGGCCCCATCAACTTCACCCAGCTCCTGACCCTCTTCGCGAACCGCATGTCCGGCGGCTCCGACGAGGACGACGTCGTCATCAACGCCTTCAAGACCTTCGACGACGAGGGCAAGATCGACTCCGAGAGGCTCAGGCACGCCCTCATGACCTGGGGCGACAAGTTCTCCGCCGACGAGGTCGACGAAGCGTACGACCAGATGGACATTGACGACAAAGGCTTCATCGACACCGCGAAGCTGATCTCCATGCTCACCGCCAGCGCGGAGGAGGAGGAGGGCGGCGAGGCCGCGTAG
- the LOC124641755 gene encoding protein C12orf4 homolog: MTAENSENTTKTFNYSFPTCTSEEVQFKLEVPVEIPHAGSTRELVQRVISMFHIPVYLEEDLNEKLAKFVAEETKNFHNERDRKLLNQLKNSEINVEGIVKGWEKLFKDNVMEFAEQKGTSDEEVFAAAYHKLVHSPALETILQVENSYAKTVMNTLNNRDEDIKKLTQKQTEEMEEKVRLLNTSTTEEEINELAAQQFEQQALVAGRWGSQLDALRQTQRAQHRAWLMNTLEEYQSTSALNTPSNSPLGTFSPEAGGAAAPAAASERLEESFTIHLGSQLKQTHNIRIVAMDLLDLCSVDHVDNPSESSRRLGTALSLYGSELAGAVLLTEAPPRRPAPPTTLLLRAAERSTEHHFADADHQLRTISEKVQEPVERRNTQRLQQAESAAGSGNGSRFKSKRNLQTGDIFITKHSNLAEVHVVFHLIVDDSSLRSGDITSRHPAILGLRNILKAACSNDITSISIPLLLRHEMSEEMTAAWCVRRAELVLKCVKGFMLEAAGWGGAELRTLHFALPPRAAPATFAALAALTPNIFRVSNPVKFRTWC; the protein is encoded by the exons ATGACGGCTGAAAACAGCGAGAATACAACGAAGACATTCAATTATTCGTTCCCGACATGCACCAGCGAGGAAGTGCAGTTCAAGCTGGAGGTGCCGGTGGAGATCCCGCACGCCGGCTCCACCAGAGAGCTGGTGCAGCGCGTCATCAGCATGTTCCACATCCCCGTCTACTTGGAGGAAG ACCTAAATGAAAAATTAGCAAAATTTGTAGCTGAAGAAACCAAAAACTTTCACAATGAAAGAGACAGGAAGCTTCTGAACCAGCTGAAGAACAGTGAGATCAATGTGGAAGGCATCGTGAAGGGCTGGGAGAAGCTGTTCAAAGACAATGTCATGGAGTTTGCAGAACAGAAGGGCACCTCCGATGAGGAAGTGTTCGCAGCCGCCTACCACAAGCTGGTGCACTCCCCCGCACTCGAGACTATCCTACAAGTAGAGAACTCATACGCTAAGACTGTCATGAACACTCTCAATAACAGAGATGAAGATATCAAAAAACTCACACAGAA ACAAACAGAGGAGATGGAAGAGAAAGTCCGTCTACTGAACACATCAACAACAGAGGAAGAGATCAATGAGCTGGCAGCACAGCAGTTTGAGCAGCAAGCCCTGGTGGCCGGCCGCTGGGGGTCACAGCTAGACGCACTGCGGCAGACGCAGCGGGCACAGCACCGCGCCTGGCTCATGAACACACTGGAGGAGTATCAAAGCACCTCTGCACTCAACACACCCAG CAACTCACCGCTGGGCACGTTCTCCCCggaggcgggcggcgcggcggcgccggCGGCGGCCAGCGAGCGCCTGGAGGAGAGCTTCACCATCCACCTGGGCAGCCAGCTCAAGCAGACGCACAACATCCGCATCGTCGCCATGGACCTGCTCGACCTCTGCTCCGTCGACCATGTTGACAA CCCGAGCGAGTCGTCGCGGCGGCTGGGCACGGCGCTGTCGCTGTACGGCTCGGAGCTGGCGGGCGCCGTGCTGCTGACGGaggcgccgccgcgccgccccgcgccgcccacCACGCTGCTGCTGCGCGCCGCCGAGCGCTCCACCGAGCACCACTTCGCCGACGCCGACCACCAGCTGCGCACCATCAGCGAGAAGGTCCAAGAACCG GTGGAGCGGCGGAACACGCAGCGGCTGCAGCAGGCGGAGAGCGCGGCGGGCTCCGGCAACGGCTCGCGCTTCAAGAGCAAGCGCAACCTGCAGACCGGCGACATCTTCATCACCAAGCACAGCAACCTGGCCGAGGTGCACGTCGTCTTCCATCTCATCGTCGACGACTCCTCGCTCAGATCTG GAGACATCACATCTCGGCACCCTGCTATTTTGGGCCTGCGGAACATCCTGAAAGCGGCGTGCAGCAACGACATCACCAGCATCTCGATACCGCTGCTGCTGCGCCATGAGATGTCCGAG GAGATGACGGCGGCGTGGTGCGTGCGGCGCGCGGAGCTGGTGCTGAAGTGCGTGAAGGGCTTCATGCTGGAGGCGGCGGGCTGGGGCGGCGCCGAGCTGCGCACGCTGCACTTCGCGCTgccgccgcgcgccgcgcccgccaccTTCGCCGCGCTGGCCGCGCTCACGCCCAACATCTTCCGCGTCTCCAACCCCGTCAAGTTCCGCACCTGGTGCTGA
- the LOC124641747 gene encoding serine/arginine repetitive matrix protein 2-like produces MSGGRLVVVDRAGRDVKRFPLAEGLATLGSDPACDIRIMLPTVSPHHATVVVHANQTVVRNVCEEETLVNGRCVSVAALRHGDVISIGGRQLRWEYADASAPRLQAPEPALHVSRRKRRGLRRGSGPAPAAAPDPALRRAIEMSHRASMPGSAGGKQVAIVQPQRRDIAQPIDKNAPRTPVQGNKRPRTSKGEVDTSVTEAESDKGKRKSNSRVSPKSAAQLHGTTKATLWIESRKRSPRRRAASATPPRRTAVSATPPRRRTAVGATPPRRRTAASVTPLRLAVLKRAQSAHKLKLTKIEEPLKMDETKQAALRLMTGQVSRAAASSPALLVKRPSPAAAPRPAPRRSAASRSVTILEISDSDGRNSSLRNSNRASRSSGHNSPRKSVAAKSPRKSALKDPSGKRGSRKAESIKFDLSNLENYSGASDAMLASGGATDDDATLRYSSSPAPSPAPSPSPRRSIHARSAHLLQRSLRGAAPASPAPRSAARSSRGSMLLARALGRRGGSAGAAQLTRTLSPREPRALESYSIVDLVSVDTEDSVYDSAGSGLTTFGTPRTAAGRQTRSTIDATLLGSSTPYAKGRPSTPRSRSDPSLDTFSNVSVNGSRSTIRASKSKRSKSLSTPENTEDAKKHITVNSTRISRASRSRSRLNDTDLLLLEDDEDSPRTSKRISTTSKSIRISTRSAADDTVATPTHSPAQNEGISTPENRHSPEEASTPVLSIQSLLDSSQSSFVSQKATRKGRTSFNTKRKTIGGISGPRTRIGAKSKSMSFSVRKTRLRLSSDSVDKLNHTHNGEVATPKSAVKLVQEAVKNKHSTAKKPQSKRSIIDDLNESDIVKQLFSSPVKRKLSQSMTELSRRREFADEAPRGRRTLPAASPPAASPPDHADCYTPELFVSPLSTPRSASPAPRRPPRARRSIKNDFTDVTGLKNIFARSPRNRLSDVRVKQVFASSPKNDLRRVTGVKALFQTAERRSPRNELDDVRGVKKLFKTRSPANDLRNVSGVKRMLKRRSPKNDLSDVRGVKRMFRRETRNDLSDVSGVEELFNLSNLSSATVSTRAESLFDQLVGKQQIRAVYSKTFSTEKTVQKTKTLKTKSLHASLDQVTNTDSWLEQELNKRLQIKNYLESLQAADDSAANRSKARRSKSEQAPEEESGSLVLPLKKRSLAAPLPLKKRALGHSTPLKARAAAAGLQGLARMSPIAALHHSTAYEEKPKKNARSTRANTENVEDATTPAIVKPSPKKTRSRAKPKTPKKNTSPKKEKAKARNTTIKAKTTGPVKTRNTRTTKAKTSTVIKASPVKKVRSPKKVSPTKKVSPVKKVSSAKKTKATKKVATPVPVKTTRSRRKDVSTLPSTPQTNTKKRGAKVVVAKKSPLMSPKPRASRKRKQPEPPATPKPSVKKTRATRNNQSVKDEKPKTPKSTRAKVLRATLAVSKPSPQLKPRAARRPPPNRRSESPNKSQPKTHSKRITRPAEVQPKTRRRKTNAKESEDNESVARSATKTRKSRKTDAPPATNKKASNNKEDKSGAASAPASAASRKRKSSAAPAAAPAKLRKPAPVPRDPSPEPNHKPARGRKAKSEIVPVTQTGKRKRATAVEPSPVQERSKRARGKAAAPALQPAGKTAGRSRRR; encoded by the exons ATGTCGGGTGGTCGGTTGGTGGTGGTGGACCGCGCGGGGCGCGACGTGAAGCGGTTCCCGCTGGCGGAGGGCCTGGCCACCCTGGGCAGTGACCCCGCCTGCGACATCCGTATCATGCTGCCCACGGTCAGCCCTCACCATGCCACTGTGGTAGTGCATGCCAACCAG ACGGTGGTGCGCAACGTGTGCGAGGAGGAGACGCTGGTGAACGGGCGGTGCGTGAGCGTGGCGGCGCTGCGGCACGGCGACGTCATCAGCATCGGCGGCCGGCAGCTGCGCTGGGAGTACGCCGACGCCAGCGCGCCGCGCCTGCAGGCGCCCGAGCCGG CGCTGCACGTGTCGCGGCGCAAGCGGCGCGGCTTGCGGCGCGGCAGCGGGCCGGCGCCGGCGGCCGCGCCCGACCCCGCGCTGCGCCGCGCCATCGAGATGTCCCACAGAGCCTCCATGCCTG GCAGCGCCGGCGGCAAGCAGGTGGCCATTGTGCAGCCGCAGAGAAGAGACATCGCGCAGCCAATTG ATAAAAACGCGCCGAGGACGCCGGTACAAGGGAACAAGCGGCCTAGAACATCTAAGGGTGAGGTGGACACGTCCGTCACGGAGGCAGAGAGTGACAAAGGGAAGCGCAAGTCCAACAGCCGCGTGAGTCCCAAGAGCGCGGCGCAGCTGCACGGCACCACCAAGGCGACGCTGTGGATCGAGTCCCGCAAGCGCAGCCCGCGCCGCCGGGCCGCCAGCGCcacgccgccgcgccgcacgGCCGTCAGCGCCACGCCGCCGCGTCGCCGCACCGCCGTCGGCGccacgccgccgcgccgccgcacggCCGCCAGCGTCACGCCGCTGCGCCTCGCCGTGCTCAAGCGGGCGCAGAGCGCACACAAGCTGAAACTCACTAAAATCGAAGAACCGCTTAAAATGG ACGAGACCAAGCAGGCGGCGCTCCGGCTGATGACGGGGCAGGtgtcccgcgccgccgccagctCGCCCGCCCTGCTGGTGAAGAGGCCCAgccccgccgccgccccgcgccccgccccgcgccgctCCGCCGCCAGCCGCTCG GTAACAATCCTTGAGATCTCGGATTCAGACGGACGCAATTCATCATTACGAAATAGTAACAGAGCATCGCGCTCGTCAGGACATAACAGTCCCAGGAAGTCGGTCGCGGCGAAAAGTCCCAGAAAGTCGGCCCTGAAAGATCCTTCCGGCAAGCGCGGCAGCAGGAAGGCGGAGTCTATCAAGTTCGACCTGAGCAACCTGGAGAACTACTCGGGCGCGTCGGACGCGATGCTGGCGTCGGGCGGCGCCACCGACGACGACGCCACGCTGCGCTACTCGTCCTCGCCCGCGCCCTCCCCCGCGCCCTCGCCCTCCCCGCGCCGCTCCATCCACGCGCGCTCCGCACACCTGCTGCAGCGCAGCCTGCGCGGCGCCGCCCCCGCCTCCCCCGCCCCGCGCTCGGcggcgcgcagctcgcgcggcAGCATGCTGCTGGCGCGGGCGCTGGGCAGGCGCGGCGgcagcgcgggcgcggcgcagcTCACGCGCACGCTGAGCCCGCGCGAGCCGCGTGCGCTGGAGTCCTACTCCATCGTGGACCTGGTGTCCGTGGACACCGAAGACTCCGTGTACGACTCCGCCGGCTCCGGCCTCACGACGTTCGGGACTCCTCGCACCGCCGCCGGGCGGCAGACTCGCTCCACCATTGACGCGACCCTCCTGGGCTCCAGCACGCCCTACGCTAAGGGCCGGCCGTCCACTCCTAGATCTCGGTCCGACCCGAGCCTCGACACTTTCAGTAATGTTTCCGTGAACGGATCGCGCTCCACAATCCGCGCGTCCAAATCGAAACGATCGAAATCGTTGTCGACCCCCGAGAACACGGAGGATGCCAAGAAGCATATAACGGTGAACAGCACTCGGATATCGCGCGCGTCGCGCAGCAGGTCGCGTCTCAACGACACTGACTTGTTGCTGCTCGAAGACGACGAAGACTCTCCGAGGACCTCCAAACGCATCAGCACCACTTCAAAATCTATCAGAATTAGCACACGTTCGGCTGCCGATGATACTGTAGCGACGCCCACGCATTCACCAGCGCAAAACGAAGGCATCAGTACACCGGAAAATAGACATAGTCCCGAGGAAGCCAGCACACCTGTTCTGAGTATTCAAAGCCTTTTAGATTCCAGCCAAAGTTCTTTTGTTTCACAAAAAGCTACAAGAAAAGGCAGGACTTCATTCAATACTAAAAGAAAGACAATCGGAGGAATCTCAGGACCTAGGACCAGAATCGGGGCAAAATCTAAGTCTATGAGCTTCAGTGTGAGAAAAACTAGATTGAGGTTGAGCAGTGACTCTGTGGACAAATTAAACCACACCCACAACGGTGAAGTGGCGACGCCCAAGAGCGCCGTCAAGTTAGTTCAGGaggcggtgaagaacaaacatTCGACGGCCAAGAAGCCGCAGTCGAAGCGGTCCATCATCGACGACCTGAACGAGTCCGACATCGTGAAGCAACTGTTCAGCAGCCCCGTGAAGCGCAAGCTGTCGCAGAGCATGACGGAGCTGTCGCGGCGCCGCGAGTTCGCCGACGAGGCGCCGCGCGGCCGCCGCACGCTGCCCGCCGCCTCACCGCCCGCCGCCTCGCCGCCCGACCACGCCGACTGCTACACGCCCGAGCTGTTCGTGAGCCCGCTCAGCACGCCGCGCAGCGCCagccccgcgccgcgccgcccgccccgcgcccgccgctCCATCAAGAACGACTTCACCGACGTCACTGGCCTCAAGAACATATTCGCAAGGAGCCCTAGGAACCGCTTGAGTGACGTCAGAGTTAAACAGGTGTTCGCTTCCTCGCCCAAAAATGATTTGCGCCGCGTCACCGGCGTCAAAGCGTTGTTCCAAACCGCTGAGAGGAGATCGCCCAGAAACGAATTAGATGACGTAAGGGGCgtaaagaaattatttaaaacacgaAGTCCTGCCAATGATCTACGGAATGTATCTGGAGTTAAAAGAATGTTAAAAAGACGAAGTCCTAAAAACGATCTGAGCGATGTGCGAGGGGTGAAGCGAATGTTCAGGCGCGAGACACGGAACGATCTGAGTGACGTCAGCGGAGTGGAGGAGCTGTTCAACTTGTCCAACCTGTCGTCGGCGACCGTGTCCACGCGCGCGGAGAGCCTGTTCGATCAGCTGGTCGGCAAGCAGCAGATCAGAGCGGTCTATTCTAAAACATTCTCCACCGAGAAGACAGTTCAGAAGACGAAAACTCTTAAAACTAAATCATTACACGCATCCTTAGATCAGGTGACGAACACCGACAGTTGGCTGGAACAGGAGTTGAACAAGAGACTGCAAATAAAGAACTACCTGGAGTCCTTACAGGCCGCCGACGACTCCGCCGCGAACAGATCGAAGGCGCGGAGGTCCAAGTCGGAGCAGGCGCCAGAGGAAGAGTCGGGCTCGCTGGTGCTGCCGCTGAAGAAGCGCTCGCTGGCGGCGCCGCTGCCGCTCAAGAAGCGCGCGCTGGGCCACTCCACGCCGCTCAAGGCGCGCGCGGCGGCCGCGGGGCTGCAGGGGCTGGCGCGCATGTCGCCCATCGCCGCTCTCCACCACTCCAC AGCATACGAAGAGAAACCAAAGAAGAACGCGAGAAGCACGAGAGCTAATACTGAAAATGTAGAAGACGCGACAACTCCTGCAATAGTGAAACCTTCTCCTAAAAAGACTCGCAGTAGGGCCAAACCTAAgactccaaaaaaaaatactagccCCAAAAAAGAGAAAGCCAAAGCTAGAAATACCACTATTAAAGCGAAAACGACAGGTCCCGTGAAGACTAGGAATACTCGCACAACTAAGGCCAAAACAAGCACAGTTATAAAAGCGAGTCCTGTTAAAAAAGTGCGTTCTCCAAAAAAAGTGAGTCCAACGAAAAAAGTGAGTCCTGTAAAAAAAGTGAGTTCTGCTAAAAAAACTaaagctactaaaaaagtagcgACGCCTGTTCCAGTCAAAACGACTCGGTCTCGTAGAAAAGATGTGTCTACTCTTCCCTCTACTCCTCAAACAAACACTAAGAAGCGCGGTGCGAAGGTGGTCGTCGCAAAGAAATCTCCCCTAATGAGTCCGAAGCCCAGAGCGTCAAGAAAACGAAAACAGCCAGAGCCTCCCGCGACGCCTAAGCCTAGTGTCAAGAAAACTCGCGCCACTCGCAACAATCAATCTGTGAAAGACGAAAAACCAAAGACACCAAAGAGTACGCGCGCTAAGGTGCTCCGCGCCACCCTCGCCGTCAGCAAGCCCTCGCCGCAGCTCaagccccgcgccgcccgccgcccgccgccgaaTCGCCGATCCGAATCTCCCAACAAATCTCAACCTAAAACACACTCTAAGAGAATTACTCGTCCAGCCGAAGTACAACCCAAAACCAGGAGAAGGAAGACCAACGCGAAGGAGTCTGAAGATAACGAGTCCGTGGCGAGGTCTGCTACCAAAACTCGGAAATCTCGTAAGACAGACGCGCCACCCGCCACCAATAAAAAGGCGAGTAATAATAAGGAAGACAAATCCGGTGCGGCCTCGGCGCCGGCCAGTGCGGCCTCGCGCAAGCGCAAgagctccgccgcgcccgccgccgcgcccgccaaGCTGCGCAAGCCCGCGCCTGTGCCGCGGGACCCGTCGCCCGAGCCCAACCACAAACCTGCTAGAGGCAGAAAG GCAAAAAGTGAGATTGTTCCTGTAACTCAGACTGGAAAGCGTAAAAGAGCAACTGCGGTGGAGCCGTCACCTGTGCAAG AGCGCAGCAAGCGAGCTCGCGGCAAGGCAGCCGCGCCCGCGCTGCAGCCCGCAG GCAAGACCGCGGGCCGGAGTCGCCGGAGATAA
- the LOC124641756 gene encoding uncharacterized protein LOC124641756 isoform X2 has translation MDINNPHNQSYWFVLREDQSNVIFSSNNFAIQNPQRQDARYIVDTGDNRQYIQVNEAPIVVQESISESAEKEIKPKDDDNFWDRNKIKLLLTLCLENRYRNVTKDKTFWDEIAIHLGSSSDECVKKYRNLRRTYIRLLKKKRLGKDIKWVHYDTCEEVFKECKSLPPSVLEPWEEHKVRRLLSLYIENLNKFRNPDCLQKDVWREIASQLGTTEYNCYHKFKNLKRAYFNWKERSRESGKPIKWQYHNYFERIFYNYNPNIGPWDKNKTRLLIEEYKQIADKFKNPKYQKKELWKEIAASVGERPMDCDKKFRNLKQTYIRLKMRADTGRCITKWRYYKDFETIYSGPTCFMSSQGPIKANKAPEDDYVKQLLTFYVDNKDRFRDPLVKKKSVWRMLAPRIGMTSEECDRKFRNLKQTYIRLAERKKETGKINSWPYYSYFERIFDDNTGGNNLCNHGFNIDNMTITEIKRIMQEVQDRKDNDRFESLVQAVEESNNIQRERNRILQALLDKK, from the exons ATGGATATCAACAATCCCCATAATCAAAGTTATTGGTTTGTGCTCAGGGAAGATCAGAGCAATGTCATATTCAGTAGCAATAACTTCGCCATACAGAATCCACAAA GACAGGACGCGAGATATATAGTTGACACTGGTGACAACAGACAATATATACAAGTTAATGAAGCCCCTATAGTTGTACAAGAGAGTATCTCAGAAAGTGCTGAAAAGGAAATTAAACCAAAGGATGATGACAATTTCTGGGAcaggaacaaaataaaattactactaACATTGTGCTTAGAGAATAGATACAGAAATGTAACAAAAGACAAAACATTTTGGGATGAAATAGCAATCCACTTGGGCTCAAGTTCtgatgaatgtgtaaaaaaatatagaaatttaAGGAGAACTTACATTAGACTCTTGAAAAAGAAAAGATTAGGCAAAGATATCAAATGGGTCCACTATGATACTTGTGAAGAAGTATTCAAAGAATGTAAATCACTTCCACCTTCTGTGTTGGAGCCATGGGAAGAGCACAAGGTGCGACGATTGTTGAGCCTCTACATAGAGAACCTGAACAAATTCAGAAATCCTGATTGTCTTCAGAAGGATGTATGGAGAGAGATAGCATCTCAGTTAGGCACAACAGAGTACAACTGCTATCATAAGTTTAAGAACCTGAAGAGGGCATACTTCAATTGGAAAGAGAGAAGTAGAGAATCTGGAAAACCAATTAAATGGCAATACCATAACTACTTTGAGagaatattttacaattataatcCAAATATTGGCCCATGggacaaaaataaaacacgctTGTTAATAGAAGAATACAAGCAAATAGCTGATAAGTTCAAGAATCCCAAATATCAGAAAAAAGAGCTATGGAAAGAGATAGCGGCGTCAGTAGGGGAACGTCCTATGGACTGCGACAAAAAATTTCGTAACTTAAAGCAAACCTATATTAGGTTAAAGATGAGAGCTGACACAGGGAGATGTATAACCAAGTGGCGTTATTATAAAGATTTCGAAACTATTTACAGTGGGCCGACTTGCTTCATGAGCAGTCAAGGTCCCATCAAGGCCAACAAGGCACCAGAGGATGATTATGTCAAGCAGCTGTTAACATTCTATGTCGACAATAAGGACAGATTTAGAGACCCTCTCGTCAAAAAGAAAAGTGTGTGGCGAATGTTGGCTCCAAGAATAGGCATGACTTCAGAAGAGTGCGATCGTAAATTCCGTAACTTGAAACAAACTTATATCAGGTTagctgaaagaaagaaagagacTGGAAAGATTAATAGCTGGccatattattcttattttgaGAGAATTTTTGATGATAACACGGGAGGAAATAATTTATGCAACCATGGATTTAACATAGATAACATGACTATAACTGAAATAAAGAGAATAATGCAAGAAGTTCAGGACAGAAAAGATAATGATAGGTTTGAAAGTTTGGTGCAAGCTGTGGAAGAGTCAAACAACATACAAAGAGAACGAAATCGAATATTACAGGCTTTGCTTGATAAAAAGTGA
- the LOC124641756 gene encoding uncharacterized protein LOC124641756 isoform X1, which yields MDINNPHNQSYWFVLREDQSNVIFSSNNFAIQNPQITGQDARYIVDTGDNRQYIQVNEAPIVVQESISESAEKEIKPKDDDNFWDRNKIKLLLTLCLENRYRNVTKDKTFWDEIAIHLGSSSDECVKKYRNLRRTYIRLLKKKRLGKDIKWVHYDTCEEVFKECKSLPPSVLEPWEEHKVRRLLSLYIENLNKFRNPDCLQKDVWREIASQLGTTEYNCYHKFKNLKRAYFNWKERSRESGKPIKWQYHNYFERIFYNYNPNIGPWDKNKTRLLIEEYKQIADKFKNPKYQKKELWKEIAASVGERPMDCDKKFRNLKQTYIRLKMRADTGRCITKWRYYKDFETIYSGPTCFMSSQGPIKANKAPEDDYVKQLLTFYVDNKDRFRDPLVKKKSVWRMLAPRIGMTSEECDRKFRNLKQTYIRLAERKKETGKINSWPYYSYFERIFDDNTGGNNLCNHGFNIDNMTITEIKRIMQEVQDRKDNDRFESLVQAVEESNNIQRERNRILQALLDKK from the exons ATGGATATCAACAATCCCCATAATCAAAGTTATTGGTTTGTGCTCAGGGAAGATCAGAGCAATGTCATATTCAGTAGCAATAACTTCGCCATACAGAATCCACAAA TTACAGGACAGGACGCGAGATATATAGTTGACACTGGTGACAACAGACAATATATACAAGTTAATGAAGCCCCTATAGTTGTACAAGAGAGTATCTCAGAAAGTGCTGAAAAGGAAATTAAACCAAAGGATGATGACAATTTCTGGGAcaggaacaaaataaaattactactaACATTGTGCTTAGAGAATAGATACAGAAATGTAACAAAAGACAAAACATTTTGGGATGAAATAGCAATCCACTTGGGCTCAAGTTCtgatgaatgtgtaaaaaaatatagaaatttaAGGAGAACTTACATTAGACTCTTGAAAAAGAAAAGATTAGGCAAAGATATCAAATGGGTCCACTATGATACTTGTGAAGAAGTATTCAAAGAATGTAAATCACTTCCACCTTCTGTGTTGGAGCCATGGGAAGAGCACAAGGTGCGACGATTGTTGAGCCTCTACATAGAGAACCTGAACAAATTCAGAAATCCTGATTGTCTTCAGAAGGATGTATGGAGAGAGATAGCATCTCAGTTAGGCACAACAGAGTACAACTGCTATCATAAGTTTAAGAACCTGAAGAGGGCATACTTCAATTGGAAAGAGAGAAGTAGAGAATCTGGAAAACCAATTAAATGGCAATACCATAACTACTTTGAGagaatattttacaattataatcCAAATATTGGCCCATGggacaaaaataaaacacgctTGTTAATAGAAGAATACAAGCAAATAGCTGATAAGTTCAAGAATCCCAAATATCAGAAAAAAGAGCTATGGAAAGAGATAGCGGCGTCAGTAGGGGAACGTCCTATGGACTGCGACAAAAAATTTCGTAACTTAAAGCAAACCTATATTAGGTTAAAGATGAGAGCTGACACAGGGAGATGTATAACCAAGTGGCGTTATTATAAAGATTTCGAAACTATTTACAGTGGGCCGACTTGCTTCATGAGCAGTCAAGGTCCCATCAAGGCCAACAAGGCACCAGAGGATGATTATGTCAAGCAGCTGTTAACATTCTATGTCGACAATAAGGACAGATTTAGAGACCCTCTCGTCAAAAAGAAAAGTGTGTGGCGAATGTTGGCTCCAAGAATAGGCATGACTTCAGAAGAGTGCGATCGTAAATTCCGTAACTTGAAACAAACTTATATCAGGTTagctgaaagaaagaaagagacTGGAAAGATTAATAGCTGGccatattattcttattttgaGAGAATTTTTGATGATAACACGGGAGGAAATAATTTATGCAACCATGGATTTAACATAGATAACATGACTATAACTGAAATAAAGAGAATAATGCAAGAAGTTCAGGACAGAAAAGATAATGATAGGTTTGAAAGTTTGGTGCAAGCTGTGGAAGAGTCAAACAACATACAAAGAGAACGAAATCGAATATTACAGGCTTTGCTTGATAAAAAGTGA